The window CACCCCGCTGCCGCGCCCACCGAGTAGCAAAGCTATCCAGACAGGTTCCTGGCCAATATGCCCCTTCGCGAAGATATTCTCGCCCCGATTCCCGGAGAAAATCCCAGTGGGATCGATCTGCGCTACGATAACAAGCTGCTCATCCACGACAAGATCAAAGAGGCCCGTCGTCAGGACGACGATCTTTCTCAGGGCGATTGGCAGAGCGAGCGAAAGACGGCCAATTTCCCCTTCGTGGTGAAGCTGGGGCAGGACACGCTTGCGACTGTCTCGAAAGATCTTCAGGTTGCGGCATGGCTGACCGAAGCGCTGCTCCAGACCGAGCGATTCGAAGGCCTTCGGCAAGGTCTTGAACTGACCCATAAACTGATGATCGAGTTCTGGGAGACGGTTTACCCGATCATCGAGGATGGGGATCGTGAACTGCGTGCCGTTCCGCTTGCCTGGATTGGCTCAAAGCTCGACTTTCCTCTGCGCTCGACCCCGATTTGTGGAGCTGGCTACTCCTGGTTCGTTTACAAGGAATCCCGGGTTGTTGGTTACGAAGACCAGGCCAAGACCGACAAGGACAAGAAGACCCGGTCTACGATGCTGGCCAACGGCAAGATTGCTCCGGAGGTTTTTGACAAAGCCTTCGCGGAAACGCCCAAGGCTTTTTATCTGAAAGCGGAAAAGGACCTTGACGCCTGCATTGAGGCGCTTGCCAATCTCGATAAATACTGCGACGAGATGTTCGAGGACGACGCGCCGGCCTTTGGCACCCTGAAGACGGGACTTACGGAAGTCCGCCATACGATTCATCAGTTACTGGAAAAGAAGCGCGAGAAGGAACCGGATCCGGTCGAAGTCGAGTCCGTTGCTGAAGTTGCTTTAGAAGACACGCCCGCTGAGGAAGGGGACGCCGCTGCGGCTGCTTCGACTCGCGGTTTCGCAGGCTCCTTTGTGGCCGAACCTGCGGACCGTCGTCAGGCCGTGGCGAGCATTGCAGGCGCCGCGGCTTTTCTGCGCAAGCGAGAGCCATTCAGTCCGGCTCCTTACCTGTTGCTGCGCGCGCTTCGCTGGGGCGAACTCAGAACAGCTACGCGCCTCGGAGAAAGCAATCTGCTCGAGGCTCCGCCGACGGAGTTACGCCAGCAGATCAAGCGGCTTGCGCTGAACAAAAAATGGAGCGAGTTGCTGGAGGCGGGCGAACAGGCGATGGCGCTGCCGGGCAGCCGGGCGTGGCTCGACTTGCAGCGGCTTTCTGTCGCTGCCTGCACGGCCCTCGGAGCCGATTATCAGCCGATCGCGACTGCAATCCAGTCCGAACTTCGTGCCCTGTTAAACGATTTGCCCGAACTGCTCGATGTCACTCTGATGGACGACACACCCGCCGCGAATCAAGAGACCAAAGCCTGGCTGAGGGGTCTGCAAACGCCCACACCGTTGCCCCCGTCCGAAGAAGATGCGGCGCCGGAAGAGGCTCCTGCCGAAACCAATGGAACGCCCACCTGGCTTGCGCCCTCGGTCGATGCCTACATGCTCGCGAAGGATGCGCTCGCCGCTGGCCAGGAAGAGAAAGCCTTTGCCATCATGCGCGCCGAGGTGGGCCGGCAGCGTTCAGGGCGAAGGCGTTTCCGGCGCACCATGCAGATGATCGAGCTGGCCATTGCCGCCGGCAAGGACGGAATCGCGCAGCCCCTCCTGGAAGACATCGCGGCGACAATCGAAACCCACAAACTGGATGCATGGGAAGATCCCGATCAAGTGGCAAGCGATCTGCTCAAGTTGATGCGCTACAGCAAGAAGATTCAAGGCAGCTCCAGCGACAAGCAAAAGCTCTTTGAACGTATCTGCCGCCTTGACCCCGTCCAGGCGTTGAACGCGGGGTAAACGATGGCCAGGAGCCTTGGCGAAACAACGATTACCGTCTCCGTTCTGGATCGGCTTATCGATCTTGAGCCGGAAAACCGGATGGAGAATCCGCTGAGCCGTTCCCAGTCCGTGCGTCTTCTCAAGAGCGCCGTACGCCGAGATCTGGAATGGCTATTGAACTCGCGTCGCATCTGCGACCCTCCCAACGAAGCGCTGAAGGAAGTGAATCGCTCCGCCTATGTGTACGGGCTGCCAGATCTCTCATCGCTGACCATGGCTTCGACGGGAGATCGGAACCGGCTCGTGAAGCAGATTCTAGCCACCATCAACCTATTTGAACCGCGCCTTTCGAATGTACGTCTCGTGATGGTTGAGACCCCTGATGCGGCCAAGAAAGACGTGCGTTTGCGTATTGAAGCGATGCTGCGGATGGACCCTGTGCCGGAGCCGGTGTCCTTTGACACGGTCATCGAATTGAAGAGCGGCAATTGCCATCTCACCGGAAGCGACGATGGGGGGCGATGATGCGCGATGATCTGCTGCTTTACTACGAGCGGGAATTGGACTATCTGCGCAAATCGGCGGCGCAGTTTGCGGAGAAGCACCCCAAAGTCGCCTCGCGCCTGGTGCTTGAACCGACCAAGTGCGAAGACCCGCACGTCGAGCGGCTCCTCGAAGCATTCGCCTTTCTTACGGCACGCGTGCACCTCAAGATGGAGGACGAGTTTCCGGAAATTACCGAGGCGCTGCTGACGGTCGTCTATCCGCAACTGGTGCGTCCGATTCCGTCCATGTCGGTGGTTGAGTTTCAACTCGATCCGGACAAGGGAAAGCTCACCAGCGGCATGAAGATCGAGCGTAACTCGCCTCTCTATTCAAAGCCCATCGGCGGCGTCCCCTGCACCTTTCGCACTTGCTATGACACGACACTCTGGCCGCTTACGGTCGCTGCGGCGGAATTGAGCGCGCCCAGCCGGTTGAAG is drawn from Acidicapsa acidisoli and contains these coding sequences:
- the tssA gene encoding type VI secretion system protein TssA, with amino-acid sequence MPLREDILAPIPGENPSGIDLRYDNKLLIHDKIKEARRQDDDLSQGDWQSERKTANFPFVVKLGQDTLATVSKDLQVAAWLTEALLQTERFEGLRQGLELTHKLMIEFWETVYPIIEDGDRELRAVPLAWIGSKLDFPLRSTPICGAGYSWFVYKESRVVGYEDQAKTDKDKKTRSTMLANGKIAPEVFDKAFAETPKAFYLKAEKDLDACIEALANLDKYCDEMFEDDAPAFGTLKTGLTEVRHTIHQLLEKKREKEPDPVEVESVAEVALEDTPAEEGDAAAAASTRGFAGSFVAEPADRRQAVASIAGAAAFLRKREPFSPAPYLLLRALRWGELRTATRLGESNLLEAPPTELRQQIKRLALNKKWSELLEAGEQAMALPGSRAWLDLQRLSVAACTALGADYQPIATAIQSELRALLNDLPELLDVTLMDDTPAANQETKAWLRGLQTPTPLPPSEEDAAPEEAPAETNGTPTWLAPSVDAYMLAKDALAAGQEEKAFAIMRAEVGRQRSGRRRFRRTMQMIELAIAAGKDGIAQPLLEDIAATIETHKLDAWEDPDQVASDLLKLMRYSKKIQGSSSDKQKLFERICRLDPVQALNAG
- the tssE gene encoding type VI secretion system baseplate subunit TssE → MARSLGETTITVSVLDRLIDLEPENRMENPLSRSQSVRLLKSAVRRDLEWLLNSRRICDPPNEALKEVNRSAYVYGLPDLSSLTMASTGDRNRLVKQILATINLFEPRLSNVRLVMVETPDAAKKDVRLRIEAMLRMDPVPEPVSFDTVIELKSGNCHLTGSDDGGR